Part of the Lycium ferocissimum isolate CSIRO_LF1 chromosome 6, AGI_CSIRO_Lferr_CH_V1, whole genome shotgun sequence genome, aattttttttttaatttttaattttatctttattttcgTGTTCGCTAAGCCTCTCaatgaaagaataaatattgtGTGTATAGATATATTTAGACCTAGGCTTTAATCATCGTATTTTACTAGCATAAGCCGATGAGATTACGAACGACTAATtaatatataccaaaacatatatttttatcttaagctaaaaattatatgttaacaaattcataaaatactaaaatgtctTTTCAATGTACAATTATAGTTAGTTTGAAATTGTTTTACATACTTTATGTTAATTTACAAAACATCAAGTTACATGTACCTTTTATAGTTGTTTCCTACGATACTTGCTTCGTCATAAATAATTCTTTTAGTAAGTTATCCAATTGTGCGACcaacttaaataattaataatacaTAATTAAGAAGCAACCATATAAAGGAGTTGTGCCAGAAAAGAACGCaacacaaattattattttctaattaaattttttatgaatACTCAATCTAATACTATAATGTTGAAAAACCTAATGGTTTATTAATCTTTTTATCGTGATTTATGCGacttttttttaagattttttttatatagttagGTTTGAggccacacaaatatatatgacTTTTCTAATTGAACCAATCTATTCACATAAGATCAGGAGGTAAAGTAGAACATTATTCACATGGTGCCTAGACTTTGGTCTTTGTGTTACCCTGTTTGCCTCTAAATAAATGGTATGACCTAAACTAGCTTCTTCATGAAGGATGTCACCGTTATCATGTATGTGTTCAAGGATATATGGAATCTATTAACGTGTGTGTGCAAGAAAGAAAGatccaataatttttttcagtGAAAATCTGCTCTGTTCAATATTAAGCTTTAGTATATGTAATAATCAATAACTCATAGGAATATTAGACTTGATCAAGTACCGGTGGGTTTGTTTTGCATATAAAAGAATAGCGAGTATTACACATTATTTAGAAGTGAAATATGTTTATCCTTCACAAAAGTAAAATTTTATCGGTGTTTGACGTTTCATCAGGTGAATAAATACTCCATTCGTTCCTTTTTTACGTGACTCAATTGACTCGATACTCCCCTTGAAAAGATATTTATTAGGAaattatttactaaattaatctCATTAATTATGCTTTGAAAATCTAAGTTTGAGtattaatattttatgtatgtagttacttaatgataaggataatattgaaagaaaataataaatattaccCGAATTGCTAAAATAGACAAATAAAATAACTTCTACTTTTAATATACAGACCAAGTAAAAAGGAAGAGAGGGAGTATgtaacatgtatttatacataaacttttggtatttattcatGATTAATTAGTATCAATTATCACCTTATTAAATCCCTTAACATAATAATTTGCACAATTTGATATATAAATCTGGGTATAAATATGTTCATACCCTTCACGAGATTCAAATGTAAATATATGGACGAAATTAGACCAAGTCATACgtgatttggaagtttaatGGCCTCACTTCCAATGGAGCCACCAGGGCATGATCTGTAATTTAACAGAAAAGCATGGACTTTTTTCTAGAGTAATAAGGTCCAAATCATAAAGCAGAGAAGACACCCATCTTAAGCAGGTTAATCTTGCAAATATGTCTCAAAGATTAAAATAgccttaaaattttcatttatgCCCAAAAACTGACACGTTGAAACTAgctcttatatatatagaaagaatATACACACTTGTGAAGTGGAACATAGATTTAACTTGAATacaaacaaaaatataatatcCAAACTTATATTCAACTAGTTAAAAGGATTCTAATTTTCGGAACTTGTcaaaattatagaaaaaaaaggTTGTACtataaaaatatagaaaattcTAAAATAGATACAGCATTATATAAATTGTGACGGCTAAGTATTATAGAAAACATAACTTAATTACTAAGAAAATAATCTGTGATGCTAAGACGATACACGTCTTCACACATATTTTTGGCAATTAATGATGACAGACATTTATGGCACGTCTATTTCATTTAGTTAAATAGTGCATAAGGAGTTGTGCCGGCTATTAAATTGTAAATAACAGAAAAACTGGCAATTGAACAAAATCTAAGCCACTTGAGAATAATAAGGTGCTAGGTATAATATAATTTCAGTTCTAAGTTAGATATAGTTTAACAATAGATGACATATGGTAATGCGTACAAGGTGAAAAATATAGTGTAACCATAATGTTCAGACTTAAGTGACAAAAGCTGACTATAATGTCTTAATATACGTTGAAGACCAAATTACAGACGGAATATCTGTAAATGTTGGAACTaaaccaaaatttaaaaaaattcttttataatCTAAATTTTTTAAGAATAACAGTATATATATCTTAAACTCATTTAGCTcatgttccttttcttttttttttttcttttttttttttttaaaaaaaggcagCAAATATATGAGCCAAAAAATCTCCATATGATTCTATGGTCGTCATTTTTTCAGTCAACTGATAGGAACTTGCAACTAATTCAATGTACTAAATTTGTCGATGTCACCATCGTCCCATGTGATGACTGAAGTTCACTAATTTTCTGGTAAAAAATAAATTCGTTGATACGATCATACAAatcacaagaagaagaagaagaagaaaaaaaactatttatatAATTGTTCTGATACATTTAATCTGTCACTTTAGCTAAGACAAATTAGCTCCAAAATATTTatcactttaaaaaataaaaaagctttAATTTCTTTGTAAAATTCCCCATACGTGTTAGTTCTTACTCCTAAAAGACAGATCTGTAATAAATTACTCATCTAAGGAAGAGATAAGGTAAGTTAGTCTAATATCATGACTAATACTACTAAATGACTAAAGTTCACTAATTTTCTGGTAAAAAGTAAATTCATTGATACGATCATACAAATcacaagaagaagagaaaaaaaaaactatttatatAATCGTTCCAATCCATTTAATCTGTCACTTTAGCTAAGACAAATTAGCTCCAAAATATTTatcactttaaaaaataaaaaagctttAATTTCTTTGTAAAATTCCCCATACGTGTTAGTTGTTACTCCTAAAAGACAGATCTGTAATAAATTACTCATCTAAGGAAGAGATGAGGTAAGTTAGTATAATATCATGACTAATACCACTAAATAGCTTTTGAAAGCTAGGTATAaataaggtgatgtggcacctctctatggcctccattagtatttatcttttttctcaattttttgacatttttctcttcattctctattttactaaatagaataaaatattaaaggtaAAAGACTCACTCGCCATTTAGTAACATTATTTGTCATTACTTCCTTTATaattattgtaattatattttattaaatttatatctattataaagctaggcaaaaaaaaagtgatgtGGCACCCCTCTTTGATCAAGGaacctaatatatatatatatatatatatatatatatatatatatatatatatatatatatatatatataattattattattattattttattcaattatTCTTCCGTTTGTATATCCCACGTTCGTTCCCCATTAGACCCCATTCCTTCATCATATGTAATACACCATAAAGTGTAACGTAAAATTTTATTTCCTGCTTATATACCCACGTTCATTCCTCATTAAATACCCCTTACTACAATCCAATATGTGGTGAATATATGTAAGCTTATTTTTCTTTGTGCTTTATGGCTGAATTGTTAAAGACCTAGACGTCCTTTCCCCTCGAAGAACTGGTGATGtgaacttccttttttttttttttggcacttCAAAAATATTATGTAAccattatatataatattagtgttctaaatgttcaatctatttttccttttttagctTAGAACTTtcctacatttttttttttttttggcttcaaATTGTTGTCCTTTGTAGATGTGGCCATCTTTGATTAATGAAGCTAACGGAGGGAGGTTTGTACAATACCTTTTTGGAATGGCCATGTACCGGTATACCATCAGCTTTTTActatcaaatttaagaattgtTTGAGATTCTTTTCCTACAATTTTTAGTTTCCTTCTGTTTTGCAGCATTTTTAtactgatatttttttttcattattgctatttttctcttttatttaagtACCTCAATCTTGTGAgttccattttcttcttccattatgtgtatatataatctTACTTTTGGCATGACAGTGGCCATAACAAATAAGTCATAGTTGTAAGGTTGGTAGAAAAGTCAGCCACTCACATCTATGGGTAGATATAAGGACAACGACAAGAGCTACATAATTTTGTATGAGGTACTAAGATTGGGAAATGAGGACGTGAAGATCACGGTGGAAGATGAAATTTTGAGGATAAGTGAGAGGACTGGGAAATGAGGACGTGAAGATCACGGTGGAAGATGAAATTTTGAGGATAAGTGAGAGAACATTTTCCCTAAAAAAGTAAAAGAGGAACAATGAGATAATAACTTATGGTGATCAACCagttataaatataatacaaaaatGATGTTGTACTTTTTGAAGATGCCAAGGTAGATAAATGAGTATCAAGATTGAGATAAAAGATGGTTAAAGACATTAAGTAAATTTATATCGTTAAAGGTTCAAAGTGTCATCCACGATCAGCATTATATTGTAACAATTATGTGGTATATATTAAAGAACCAAAAAGCGCCCTCTTAAGTTTCTTAATTGCACCTCTAGGCTCTCTTAAttacatcttttcttttcctcataCAACCGTTGTCTATTCTTCACATCATtttttcattcatcttctattaaaaatttcactttcaTAACTCATATCTTTATctccataaatatattttatattctcTTGATTCCTATATCTTTAGTATTCATAACCCCCAAATACTTAATGGGTAAATTTATGACAATTTTTTTGTCTTCACAAACAAGAAGAGATGATGTTTTTGAATATGTAGTGTTATGCCAAAAGTCCCCTGCTAATATATTTAAGGTCTCCAAAAAAAAGTCGTAAAGTGAATTTTCTATTTCTCCTCATAGTCAATTACTACGTTTTTATTTTTCCTCATAATCATCTACTATGGTATTTCCTCATTTTTTCAGGTGCTTATTTTGAATTGATATTAGAAATACATAGCACTTGCTTTGTGACAATCATCTTATAAATATTGGTCattttgttgttgtcataaTGGAGATTTTTAGGCAAAGGTCAATATGAAAATTATTTATCCTAACATTTACGAAATATTTTGATGTAGAATCTTTGAAAAGAATTACATGAATAACTCACTACATGAAATAGAagttttcttgttttgtttatttgtataaaattttgagtttattttattaagtaaaacatatgcaagttGACAAGATTAGAATGCGATATAGATGTCTAATTAAATTACGTTTTAATGTTTTCATATGGTCAGCCGTATAATGTCCTCTAGCGCCCAATATGAAATAGAAAGAATGGCAAGTATAGTAGTTAGGATATTGAGCTACAGAGGCTTTTGTGTGCAATTTTTGGAAAGCCATTAATCTAACTTcttttagaaatttcaaaagtttccaTTGCTAATTGATGGTGTAGTAAAGGATGTTGTTATTCAATTCATTGCTTCTGTTGGTGAAAACACTTCCTAAAGTCTTCTCCTTAATGTGTTTTCATTTGGTCTGTTACTAGAAGTATGATGAGGCATTGAATGCTGGAAATTTAAAACTTTCGAGTCTTCTACCAAGAAGCTCAAAACTTGAAATTTGTGACATCCTTAGGAAGTTTCAAATGCTTTTAATAGTAAGTCACCATACACTAACATAAACCAAacaatcacatatatatatatatatatatatatatatatatatatatatatatatatatgtttttgacatgAGAGATATTTAATGCTCTTTTATTTTCACCAAAATGATAGAGAGTTTTTAATTTATAGagagtttttaattttttcttacttttagtttatttttaaaatatgtcaattttcaaaatacatGTGGATTATATGGAATTTACAAATTTATGTGTTAGCTTATCTTAcgaaagaaaaattaaaggagACTTTAGCCAAAATATATGGTGTgattacttttaaattttggtATCAGAAAAATTATTCATAAATCTAATGAGATCTTTTATGATCGCGCGAAGTGCGAAGAAATTCACTAGTTAAAAATGTTCGAAGGTAGTATCATACTTGGTCTTCATTACATCACGTATAGAGTGATCAGCACATTTTTTTTCCCTCAAGTTTTACAAGAGAATTGattcaaagaaaaacaaagaattcGATTGTAACTCCCTAGACAAAGATTCAAACATATGACCTCATAGGCAGTGGCGAAAACGAGAATTTTATCAAGGGATTCAACaattactatatatacataaaaaaaagaaaatatatatacaatgtaattttatCTGATAAAAAATATCACTAATTAAATCTtatttactatatatacttaatcatttaaaaaaacacttgaaaatatatatagtcAAATATGGGGATGTAATAATTATTAATTGGCTTTTTAATTCCCCCTTCTGCCCATGTGATTAGGTCTCTGAGCTCCAGAATGTAcatttactttttttcttttttcttattgatAAAAATAGTATCACTAATTATTAATCTTATTTACTATAGTTTAAGTTAGAGCCTACTTAATCATTTAACAAACAACGCTTGCTTGAATAGTTTTATCAATTAAATCTTGAGTCGAGTCAAATATGGGGAGCTAACTTTCCACTTACGCAACATAATTATTAATTGGCTTTTTTAATTCTATAAACGAcagtttttcttactttttcaCACCCAAAACTTACTGTAAATTGCAGAAAGCTTTCATGTGATTAGGTCAACCCTCCATGAGCCAACAGAATGtacatttactttttttttcttttttcttattggTACAATGTACATTTAATATAGTATATCGAAAAAGAATTTTGAGGCAATGAGTGGTTAGCCATCATATCCATTGCATTAATGGgctctttttcttgtttctttgcTAAATCGAGTTTTTAACCCAAATGGTCCACTATGTCTGGGATAAGTCTCTATTCATCCATATTGTATTGCTTTGAgtacatagaatcctttaagttTGCACAAGGTTGAGCACTTTTAGTCCAACTGACGAAACAAATGTCATGTGTTTTTGAAGCTCCCAAGTTACATAACGATCGCGATTGGGGTCTACTCGCCTAATTTCGGTTTTCCCCGATCACGATTTATATTCAATATTGATAGATTTCTTTTAAGTTATGCTGATATTCATGTCAGACTTTTCGATTTTTCTACGATTAGTGCTGAAATTAGCGGGAAAAAGATCTCTATCAGGATAAATTTTCCTCTAGTCACctgaaattttctttaatttcaaaCTTCAATCGCTCGTTGGATGTTTCGTCAGTTGGACTAAAAGTGCTCGACTTTTTGCAAACTGAAAGCCCATATACACTCAAAATAAAACAATAGAGACTAAAGTTGCCTTACGCTCAAATTTCAGggactatttgtgttaaaaaaCTCTTATCAAATCCACTGggaaaaacaagacaaaaagaGAAAGACAGAAGATATTCTAATCTTCTAGCTCATTTCCAACAGATAATCAAACAGTTGACCATACATTAATGTTGTCAATAATACAACATATTATTGACTATGTCCTGCtgtgtatatataataaaaactaACCATTCATCTTCAAACGTCTAATCTTTTCCCATTCTTTGGACCAAATTCTAAGACATGGCTAGCTATGTCTGGTGGCGGTTGATGGTGGTGATTATCGGCTGTATATCGATACAGAAACCGGTTTTTTCCCAGCCACAAACCAACCTGTTAGGCAAAGGCTGTAGTCAATACAATGCAACAAACTTACCTGATTTCTTCAGAAGGCTTAATGCTAGTTTTGATGATTTAAGGAACCAGTTGTCGAATCAAGATAAGCGATTCGCCACCACGAAACAGGCTGTTTATGCTATGGTTGAATGCAGAAAGTATATGTCAAGAGCTGATTGTGTCTCCTGTTATGATGCTGCTGTTTCTCTCATCAGAACTTGCTTTGGTGCAAACGGGGCTCGGGTCACCTATGATGGTTGCTTCCTCAGGTGAGTTTTGcctggacaaaaaaaaaaactagttggAGTCGGCTATATAAGTTTCTTATATTAGTATTAGTTAGTGATTGAAAActatgttgcttggactctacctgtgttggatcctccaaaaatgatGAGACATGCATTCGTCGagatttttgaagagtccgacaACATAGATTGAGAAGATTTAGTATTGAAAAGATAAAGACAAGTTGTCCGACAACATAGATTGAGAAGGGCTAGTATTGAAAAGATAAAGACAAGTTGTCCGACAACATAGATTGAAAAGAGTTAGTattgaaaagataaaaaaaaaaaaaaaaaaaaaaagttgtcccTTATTGATAGAAATATCAAAATTTCGCCCGAGTGTTCTTCTTGTGTTTTTGTGGTAATTCAAGTTTTGTCGAACTCAAATTTCGTTTGACTTTGTCAATCCTCTAAAGGAATGAAGTCTGCCATAATACCTAGCAACACGTACCAGGCGCATAAGTTCCTTAAGGACGGTTAATACACTATCAAAGCCTTAGTTTTTGTTCCTGCAAATTTTTATCCAACATCTTATTTAGAAATCTCTATGCACTTGCTCTTAGTATTTTCACATCAAAATTGCATGATCTTTATGTCTCTtcttcaaaatttccaaaacgAAAGAAACTGAAGCAAGTACCAAATGATATGCAGCAGCCTTGACTTGATCATGATAAATCATATGGTGTTGTTAGCCAAAATTCAAGAATCAAAATTATTGGTAACAGAAATATGTATATCATTATTGGCCTGCATATAATGCCTAATAGTTTCATTTCTTTGAAGAGTCATAATTCCAAGTAAACCATCTTGTCTGATGTGAGATCCTGTTTATCCATTGTGGTAATTTCTGATTCAAAGAATCATTTAACTTTAACGCTGAGAAAAGTAAGACTTTTCCAATACATTTTAGTCTGTAATATGTaaatctatgttgctcggatcCTTAAAATATACCATCTAATGTGTGTTAGATCCTTCAAAAGTTCTTCATATTTAGAGGACCCGACATTTTTGGAGGAACCGAGCAACATAGATGTTTACCACCTTCTGAAAGTGTCTTTTTTCAGATGAAAACACACAAAAACACTTTGATCATTGAATTTCCAATTGTTAAAGCATGAAGCTGATAGCACTTCTTTTATCAGTGGAAGTTATCTTTTAAGTGAAAAAGAAGATTCATAATGGCTGTTATGTTGGAATGTaaagataaaaatgaaagtacAGTCCGTCCAGTGATACAGTCCGTCTAGTAACTTATATGAACTCATTGCTCTACTGATGCCTATTTTCTAAAGGTATGAGAGCAACAGCTTCTACCAAGACACTACACTACCAGGAAATGCACCAATTTGTGGGAATCGAACAACTTCTCGGCCAAATGCTTTGAACCCTGTAGCACAACAGCTCTTGAAGGATCTTAGCATCGCAACTCCAAGAATTAGTGACTTCTTTGCAGCCACGAAGAGCGAATCATCCGGTGTTACTGTCTATGGAGTTGCTCAATGTGCCGAAACCATAACGGAAAGTGGCTGCCAAGATTGCTTGACAGTTGCTTACAAGAATATAGAAGGCTGTTTGCCTAAAAATGCAGAAGGAAGAGCTGTTGATGCAGGGTGTTTTATGAGGTACTCGGATAAAGCCTTTTTTGCTGATAACCAGACAACTGATATCACACCATTTCTTGGTGGAGGAGGTAGGAAATgatcctccttttttttttttttttttctcaactcTTTCTAGTATTAGTTCATCTTCAGACGAGTTTATAATTGGTGGTGGTGCTTTATGCAGGAAGTTCGAACAAGAAGAAAGCCGCCATTATTGGGGGTGTAGTTGGAGGTGTAGGACTTCTTTTGATTATATTGGCTGTGTTCCTATGGTATCGACTATCAAGAAAACCAAAGGCAGCCGAAAGAGGTAAATTTTAGATGATCATTTCCAAATCTAATTTAGTTCAAAGTCTTAAAtatattttctctttctcttaactTTAGAATGGGAAATAGGGGGTTCCTTTTCGTCCTTACGTGTGTGTTATCTTGTAACTGATATAGTATCTCATGTTCAGGTAATATACTGGGAGCAACTGAGCTGAGAGGCCCAGTGAGCTACAGATTCAAGGACCTAAAAATTGCTACCAAAGATTTCAGTGAAAGTAATAAACTTGGTGAAGGTGGTTTTGGTGATGTATACAAGGTATGTAACAGTTGAAGATCCTTATATTGGTAAAATGGACTATATTATATTggatttttatattatttcatttatacgctaaatttaattcattatgATGATTCTAATGTTATTGAACAGGGCACTTTGAAAAATGGAAATGTAGTTGCTGTTAAAAAACTAGCAATGTTTTCGTGCAGAGCAAAGGCAGATTTTGAGACTGAAGTTCGCCTTATCAGTAATGTCCATCATCGTAATCTCATCCGTCTCTTGGGATGTTCTATAAAAGGAGCAGAGCTACTACTTGTTTATGAATACATGGCAAATGGCAGCCTTGAAAGATACTTATATGGTTGACTTTTTGTCTATCCAGCTTACTATTTTCTCCGAGTCAAATCTTTATGTTCAATAAAAATCTAAACTCATCCTACTTCTCATGGTTTTGCAGGCGATAAACGCGGGATGCTCAACTGGAAGCAACGATTCAATATAATCTGTGGCACAGCTCGTGGCCTTGCCTACCTGCACGAGCAATTCCATGTCTGCATCATCCATAGAGATATAAAATCCAGCAACATTCTACTAGACGATGAATTCCAGACAAAAATTGCTGACTTTGGGCTTGTTAGACTTTTACCTGAGGATCAGAGTCATGTTAG contains:
- the LOC132058836 gene encoding cold-responsive protein kinase 1-like — protein: MASYVWWRLMVVIIGCISIQKPVFSQPQTNLLGKGCSQYNATNLPDFFRRLNASFDDLRNQLSNQDKRFATTKQAVYAMVECRKYMSRADCVSCYDAAVSLIRTCFGANGARVTYDGCFLRYESNSFYQDTTLPGNAPICGNRTTSRPNALNPVAQQLLKDLSIATPRISDFFAATKSESSGVTVYGVAQCAETITESGCQDCLTVAYKNIEGCLPKNAEGRAVDAGCFMRYSDKAFFADNQTTDITPFLGGGGSSNKKKAAIIGGVVGGVGLLLIILAVFLWYRLSRKPKAAERGNILGATELRGPVSYRFKDLKIATKDFSESNKLGEGGFGDVYKGTLKNGNVVAVKKLAMFSCRAKADFETEVRLISNVHHRNLIRLLGCSIKGAELLLVYEYMANGSLERYLYGDKRGMLNWKQRFNIICGTARGLAYLHEQFHVCIIHRDIKSSNILLDDEFQTKIADFGLVRLLPEDQSHVSTKFAGTLGYTAPEYAIHGHLTEKVDVYSFGIVVLEIISGRRSNDMQTEPVTEYLLEQAWKLHETGMTEKLVDETLDPNEYNEQEVKKIIEIALMCTQSPANLRPSMSEVVVMLLSDRSTSTRTPSRPTIITMDKSTAADSSITTGSSASNATNTFSDFTGR